The Brassica oleracea var. oleracea cultivar TO1000 chromosome C7, BOL, whole genome shotgun sequence sequence TTGCGATCTCTATCAACTCTCTTGTCTCCTTTTCTCCCGTATACTTTTATGCATATCCCTCTCTATCTCTAGATCGTGAACGGTGGTGCGACCTCGACGGTTTAGATCATCGACCATCCTCGTCTTTGTCTCTTCTATGCCTTGAGTTTCTAATCTCCGACTTTGTTTTTTGGTTGATCATACTCATTAAAGTACATTTGTATACATAACTTCAACAAGCACTCGGTCTACAAAACTTAAGAAGAAAATTAGCATAAGGACAACCACAAACACAACATCACTCTCATAAGGCGAGCATCGTCCTTTTGAAAACTTTCTTGGAACTTTTTCAAATAAAGAATCAACCAGCCCCATGACACATAAACATAAATTCTTTGGGAAAAGTCTGCGATAATGTTTAATACAACATATTAGGATGGTTCGATCTGAATCAAAATATAAAGCACATGGGTCAGTCTATGGACTCTTTAAGGGTTTAACATTACATACTTGTCAACAGATTACTTTCTAGCCTAGACATAACTCACCTTGCAATGAGAACCTCGACTATGATCAAATTAAATCAGCGAAGACACAGAAAACAGTTCTGGGAGATGAAAAAAGAGACAAGTAGATGAAAGCAGTCTTTTTGGTAATACATGATCACAACTTACTTGCCCAATGTATGTTTATCGAGATCCCTAGTTGATATCATGACCCCTGCGGCAAAAGAACATAGTTCTAGACTTAACCATAGCTTATCACTAATCTGAAAACATAAAAGCCAAGTCAAACAAATATGTTGACAGCAGAGTTCTCGTTTTCTTAAAAATATATGAAAAAGGAATGAACAAATACTAATCAGGAAAGACATGAAAAGAGGAAGGCTAAGTAGGACTCACCCAGGCTAGGAGTAGACAAAACGCAACAGCGGCTAACTGATAGAGGTCATTTGTCTGATTGAAGAAGAAAAAATGTTGGTTAATAATCTACAAATTAACTAAATTTCAGTGGACATAAGATAAAAAAATCATGTACACGTGATGCTGACCATTAGCTTCAGTAACCAAGGAATAAATGTCTGTGCTAATATTTGACAACGCATCCAAAAACGAAAGCAACACAACCCCCCTTTATACAAAAATAGAAAAGACATGATTAAGTATGATACTTAGAATACACTTTTGGAGCAACTAATATTATCAGTCTTTCTTTACACTTTTGTCATTGACAACACGCCTTCAAAAACGCCAGAGTTTCCCCCTAGAATTGGAAGCAAATCAAACAGCAAACCCACATCAGAGTCCTAGAAATAGATGCTAAAATCGAAACTCCAAATCACTTGAAAAATAGAGCAATACTCTGACAATCAAACGTTACAAATCACTTTTCCAACAATGAGTTTGTGAAACAACTGATTCAGTAAAGATAACATACCTTCTAATCAACCAGAACCATAAGCTCTCTCCAACTTTCTGCGTCCCAAAAACTGAGGAGAAGGTTAGCAACAGTTTTCTTATACCGACCGGCCTTTAACTCAGACAGAAGCAGTTGAGGATTCACATGATTCATTGGAGATAGCGTGACGATTAGTTGACCAGAGCCCTCCTTTTCAATTCCAGATATAGTGTACCTAAAATAGTGAAAAAGGTAGGGAAGTTGTAAGGATGACGATGCTTTGGATTTCTACGATTGAGTGCCATCATTAACGTCTAACAATTAATCGCTGGGGAGGGAAGGCTCTAATTTACTTCGTCTGTTACAAAAATCTTGTGGTAATACGGAATCTTGAAACGATAAAGGCAAAAGGGAATCTAGAAGGATAACGATAGAGACGAAGTGAGAAAAGGTGGATTTGGGTTTCGTATATGAGCCCATAATATTAAAAATTACAAACACAGCCCATTAATTTCGCCGGAAAGTAGCTTTCAAAGATGAAAATATGATGACACGTGGCAGAAGAAGCATGCCCCATGCTGATTGATGACGTGGAAGGCTGAGGAGGGAGAAAAGCTTCCTTTATTATTATAGATAGATATTTTTACAAATTCAATTATTTTGTAATATGAGATTGAATAATTATAGATTGATGGAAGTAAGTTTTCATTAAATCAAAGACAATTTTGTTTACACAATAAGAGAGAGAGAGAGAGAGAGAGAGCTCAGAGAGGGTTTTATGACCAATACAACACTGCTTGAAGAGAGAGTTCTTTAAGAAGTAGAAATAAGTTGTCCTTTGTTTCTGATTCGAGTTGCGACAGAACACTTGCAAGTCTCTCATTAGTCGTCTTCTCTTTCTGGAGGAAGGCCACACGGTAGAAGCATTTTCTGCAAAATCGAAAGAGAAGACACGAGGGTTATCATAATAGACTAATACTCTCTCAGCTGAATGTAACCCATAGACAGTTTTCTACTACTGATCAGCAAAGCTATACAGCCAATTATCGTACATAAACTTAGGTAAAAAGCTATAAAACCAAATAAATGAATAACTGAAGAGATAATGCCCAGAGAACACAGCCGAAACTAACGCTGAATAGCTAAACCGATAATCATAATCCAAACATGAAACGTTGTTCAATCAGTTAGTGCAGACAAAAGACCAAAACAAAACAAACAAACACATAAGACACATTTGATTGTTAAGAGAAAAGAAGAAGGTGAAAAAACCTGCATAAAGTTGTAGCGTTCACGCCCAATGGACTCGTTCTCAGCGATTGCAAAGTAAGCAAGCATGGGGTAGTGACCAATGTAGGAAGCATAACTGTCACGCTGAATGTTCACAGCCCACTCACTAGTCAACAACATATATAAAATAAGATAAGTTCCAATTAGTCAACAAGCCTGAAGAAAATCAAAACTATTTACAGAAACCAAAAGAAAACGGAAACTCACAATCTGCTCAAATCAGCATGGCCAGTACCAACATACTTAGCTTGAAGATGCTCAAGCTGAGAATTGATGTTAAACCTATCACTTGCCTGCACCAAACAAAAACAGTACAAAATTTGAGATTCGCGTAACTATCTGATGGCGAAAGATACCTAATTTATTCACAGATTTCAGCTATGCTTCTGATTAATTTCGAAGGAATTGAACTAAGCCAGTGTTAATTAGCGAATCGAATAGGGTGGTTTTTCTCTTTGCTGATATCCACAGTTTCAATTTTGGAGGAAGAAAAAAAAAGGAAACAAGGGTTTCGAAAGCATACCTGCATCTTTGCCCTTTCAGATTCTAAGTTCGCAAAGAGCCCTTTTGAAGTAGATTCGATTTAAGAGAATACAGAAGATGCTGGCTGCTCTTTTATTTATGCGCCGTCGCTTCTTGCGAATTAATTTCCATGGCGAATTAATATCTTCAGAGACTGAATGGGCTTTGGCCCAGACAAAATCAAACAATCCAACAAATATAATTATTTTGTAAATGAAATCTACCTGTACCTTGTGAACTGATCATCATTGACGTTTTCTATTTAAATTAAACTTGATTTTAGGGTGTATTTAATTATGAGTTCATAATCCAATTTTTTTTTTTAGTTTGATCAGAGATTATGGGTTTGTGACCCGATTGAGACCTTTAAATTAAACAAAGCTATTCGATCCTGGAAACTAATAGTTCTGATTCGTTCCTTGACCACCGTCTAAAAAATTTGATGATCTCATAGGTGTTTGATTTAGAATTTTCCGGGTAAATGCTTTACTACTACTTTCACTTGCGCTATTTGAACTATGCTCTAGATAAATCAAAGGCTAAATCGTAATATCAAATGAATCTTGTTTTACGATATTTTAGTGTATGAGTTTTACATGAACCGAATTCGAATCCAAATAGATATCTGAAACATTCATAAATTCAAAATTCAATTAAAAAATTCATACCAAACTCAAGACCAATCTCGAATAAATATACAAAATACTCTAAAATACTACTGAGTACCTAAAAAGTATCTATTACAAGAATAATTAACTTAAATACTTAGTTTTGTATTTTGTAACATATTGATGTTTTATGTTTTGGCAATTGCATTTGAAGTTCAGTTTATGAATAAGTTTGATTTTGAAGTTTAAACAATGTGGCTTTATTTTAAAGTTTAAATAATGTTTCTTACGTTTATAGAGTTGTTAATTGATAATTTTAATTTGTTTATGTTTCTCTCCTATTTAATACCATTTATGAAATACGTTTTTGTTAGTGTAAATTTTTAAACTTGTCAAGCTTACAAATTAAATTGTGTACTTTCGAATCACAAATAAATATTTGGGGAACTGAAACCCAAAGATAAAACGAGTTCAACTGTTTGTGATGTATTTACTATATCTGAACTGAACTCGACAAATTTAAACACAATTCGAACCAAATTTTAAAATGAAAGGAATATTTTTTTTCCAAATAATCAAAATCCGATTGAACTCGAACAGAAACCTAATTTATCCACACGGTGAAACCTTGAGAAATTGACTAGGCTTTGAAAAATGGCCCTAGACCAAATTAATACCATGAACAAATTACAATTCCATTACAACAATAATAGGGTTCCACAACTTTTGTCATATCAAACTAAACCGGAACGGTTTCAGTCATAAAAAGCTTTTGGAAGTTCAAAAAACTTTTTAACCTAAAAACTGCGATACAGTCAATGGCTTCCCCAGAAAAGGAGAAGAAGACGAAGCCTTCACCTCCCGATGATTTGTCATTGAGCTGCTTTGCACGCATCTCAAGATTGTACCATCCAACTCTCTCCCTTGTCTCCAAGAGTTTTTCTTCTTTCCTTGCTTCACCGGAGCTATACAAGACCCGATCACTCTTGGGCTGCACCAAGACTTGTCTCTACGTTTGCTTTCAGTCCGCTACTAAATGTAGTTGGTTCACCCTCTGCCGCA is a genomic window containing:
- the LOC106304167 gene encoding uncharacterized protein At4g14342, which gives rise to MQASDRFNINSQLEHLQAKYVGTGHADLSRFEWAVNIQRDSYASYIGHYPMLAYFAIAENESIGRERYNFMQKMLLPCGLPPEREDD